A single region of the Pseudalkalibacillus berkeleyi genome encodes:
- a CDS encoding TlyA family RNA methyltransferase yields the protein MKKKERLDILLVERGLIETREKAKRAIMAGLVFSEQERLDKPGQKVDVEVPIELKGNPIPYVSRGGLKLEKALHSFNFDLNDKIMIDIGSSTGGFTDCALQNGAKFVYAVDVGYNQLAWKLRNDPRVQVMERTNFRYSKPEDFSKGLPHVATIDVSFISLKLILPVLKEILLTGGRVVALVKPQFEAGKEEVGKKGIIRDKKVHQAVIEKITQFSHETGYHVIDCTHSPIRGGEGNIEFLLHLEKPQHDEAAEMKWSGDAKAIVAKAHESYKKEEK from the coding sequence ATGAAAAAGAAAGAAAGGCTAGACATTCTCCTCGTTGAACGTGGATTGATTGAAACAAGGGAGAAAGCCAAAAGGGCGATCATGGCTGGCCTTGTATTTTCAGAACAAGAGCGTCTAGATAAACCTGGTCAGAAAGTGGATGTGGAAGTTCCAATTGAGTTGAAAGGAAATCCAATTCCTTATGTGAGTAGAGGGGGTCTGAAATTAGAAAAGGCACTCCACTCATTTAATTTTGATTTAAACGACAAGATTATGATAGACATTGGCTCTTCCACTGGAGGATTTACAGATTGTGCACTACAAAACGGGGCAAAATTCGTATATGCGGTCGATGTTGGTTATAACCAACTTGCTTGGAAGTTAAGGAATGATCCACGCGTTCAAGTAATGGAACGAACAAACTTCAGGTACTCAAAGCCAGAAGATTTTTCAAAAGGATTGCCTCATGTAGCTACTATAGATGTTTCTTTCATTTCATTAAAACTCATCCTACCTGTCTTAAAAGAAATTCTTCTTACTGGTGGACGGGTTGTGGCCCTTGTTAAACCACAATTCGAAGCAGGGAAGGAAGAGGTAGGAAAGAAAGGGATCATACGAGATAAGAAAGTACATCAAGCAGTTATCGAGAAAATCACTCAATTTAGTCATGAAACGGGCTACCACGTCATTGATTGTACGCACTCACCCATTCGTGGAGGAGAAGGGAATATAGAGTTCTTATTGCACCTTGAGAAACCACAACATGATGAAGCCGCGGAAATGAAATGGAGCGGCGATGCAAAAGCAATTGTTGCAAAAGCGCATGAATCATACAAAAAAGAAGAAAAATAA
- the ahrC gene encoding transcriptional regulator AhrC/ArgR produces MNKGQRHIKIREIITNFDIDTQDELVDRLKSAGFNVTQATVSRDIKELHLVKVPMQDGRYKYSLPADQRFNPLQKLKRTLTDSFINIDHTDHLIVMKTLPGNANAVGALIDNLDWEEIMGTICGDDTILIICRSSHDSPTITRQFLDML; encoded by the coding sequence ATGAATAAAGGCCAACGCCATATTAAGATTAGAGAAATAATAACGAATTTCGATATCGATACTCAGGATGAACTTGTTGATCGATTGAAGAGTGCGGGATTTAATGTAACACAGGCTACTGTCTCCCGAGATATTAAAGAATTGCATCTTGTGAAAGTACCGATGCAGGATGGAAGATACAAATATAGTTTGCCTGCAGATCAACGTTTTAACCCATTGCAAAAGCTGAAAAGAACACTAACAGACAGTTTTATTAACATAGACCATACAGATCACCTTATAGTAATGAAAACGTTACCTGGCAATGCAAACGCAGTTGGTGCATTGATCGATAATTTGGATTGGGAAGAAATTATGGGAACAATTTGTGGAGACGATACGATTCTTATTATTTGTCGGTCATCTCATGACAGTCCAACGATTACTCGACAATTCTTAGATATGCTTTAG